A region from the Malus domestica chromosome 07, GDT2T_hap1 genome encodes:
- the LOC103448231 gene encoding homeobox-leucine zipper protein ANTHOCYANINLESS 2 isoform X1 — protein sequence MSFGGFLDNSTGSGVGARIVADIPYTNNSNNMPSSAIAQPRLVTQSLTKSMFNSPGLSLALQTNVDGQGDVTRVAENYEANNGGRRSREEEHESRSGSDNMDGASGDDQDAADNHHPRKKKRYHRHTPQQIQELEALFKECPHPDEKQRLELSRRLNLETRQVKFWFQNRRTQMKTQLERHENSLLRQENDKLRAENMSIREAMRNPICSNCGGPAIIGDISLEEQHLRIENARLKDDLDRVCALAGKFLGRPISSLAASMGPPLPSSTLELGVGSNGFGGMSNVATSMSMGNDFGGGIGSAMSVVSHGRPSVTGLDRSMERSIFLELALAAMDELVKMAQTDEPLWLRSLEGGREVLNHEEYMRNFTPCIGLKPNGFVSEASRESGTVIINSLTLVETLMDSNRWLEMFPGVLARTSTTDVISSGMGGTRNGALQLMHAELQVLSPLVPVREVNFLRFCKQHAEGVWAVVDVSVDAIRDTTGVPTFMNCRRLPSGCVVQDMPNGYSKVTWVEHAEYDESQVHHLYRPLLSSGMGFGAQRWVATLQRQSECQAILMSSCVTSRDHTAITASGRRSMLKLAQRMTDNFCAGVCASTVHKWTKLNAGNVDEDVRVMTRESLDDPGEPPGVVLSAATSVWLPVSPQRLFDFLRDERLRSEWDILSNGGPMQEMAHIAKGQDPGNCVSLLRARANANQGSMLILQETCIDAAGSLVVYAPVDIPAMHVVMNGGDSAYVALLPSGFAIVPDGPGSRGPMFGKGGSHGSGNSGGGVDDGGHRVSGSLLTMTFQILVNSLPTAKLTVESVETVNHLISCTVQKIKAALHCES from the exons atgaGTTTTGGGGGTTTTCTGGACAACAGTACCGGCAGTGGTGTCGGTGCAAGAATCGTGGCTGATATTCCGTACACAAACAACAGCAACAACATGCCCTCCAGTGCAATAGCTCAGCCACGCCTTGTCACTCAGTCTCTCACTAAATCCATGTTCAACTCTCCGGGACTCTCACTTGCCCTA CAGACAAATGTGGATGGGCAAGGAGATGTGACGAGAGTGGCTGAGAATTATGAGGCAAACAACGGCGGGAGAAGGAGCAGAGAGGAAGAGCACGAGAGCAGATCTGGGAGTGACAACATGGATGGTGCTTCTGGGGACGATCAAGATGCCGCTGACAACCACCACCCTCGTAAGAAGAAGCGTTACCACCGACACACCCCTCAGCAAATCCAAGAACTTGAAGC GCTGTTCAAAGAGTGCCCTCATCCTGATGAGAAGCAAAGATTAGAGCTCAGCAGAAGGCTTAACTTGGAGACTAGACAAGTCAAATTCTGGTTCCAAAATCGCCGAACCcaaatgaag ACGCAACTGGAACGCCATGAGAACTCGTTGCTGAGGCAAGAGAACGATAAGCTCCGAGCGGAGAACATGTCGATTCGTGAGGCTATGAGGAACCCAATTTGCTCAAACTGTGGCGGTCCGGCAATTATTGGAGATATATCACTAGAAGAGCAGCACCTCAGGATCGAAAATGCTCGATTGAAGGATGATTTGGACCGAGTTTGTGCACTCGCCGGAAAGTTTCTAGGCCGACCCATCTCATCCCTGGCTGCATCCATGGGGCCTCCGCTCCCGAGCTCCACTTTGGAGCTCGGAGTTGGGAGCAATGGGTTTGGTGGGATGAGCAATGTGGCTACATCGATGTCCATGGGAAATGATTTTGGAGGTGGGATTGGGAGTGCTATGTCAGTTGTGTCTCATGGCAGGCCTAGTGTGACGGGGCTAGACCGGTCGATGGAAAGATCAATCTTTCTAGAGCTTGCTTTGGCTGCCATGGATGAATTGGTTAAGATGGCTCAGACGGATGAGCCCCTTTGGCTTAGGAGCTTAGAAGGTGGAAGGGAGGTTTTGAACCATGAGGAATACATGAGAAATTTCACTCCTTGCATTGGATTGAAACCGAATGGTTTCGTCTCCGAGGCTTCTAGGGAGTCTGGAACGGTCATCATCAACAGCTTAACTCTTGTTGAAACTTTGATGGATTCG AATCGATGGTTGGAGATGTTTCCTGGTGTGCTTGCAAGAACCTCAACCACTGATGTGATTTCCAGTGGCATGGGAGGAACTAGAAATGGTGCACTTCAACTG ATGCACGCTGAACTGCAAGTCCTATCGCCTTTGGTTCCGGTTCGTGAGGTCAATTTCCTCCGTTTCTGCAAGCAACACGCAGAGGGCGTGTGGGCTGTGGTTGACGTGTCAGTTGACGCCATCCGTGACACCACCGGGGTACCGACATTTATGAACTGTAGGAGGCTTCCTTCTGGCTGTGTTGTGCAAGACATGCCCAATGGGTACTCTAAG GTTACTTGGGTTGAGCATGCAGAGTACGATGAGAGCCAAGTCCACCACCTATACCGACCCTTGTTAAGTTCCGGCATGGGCTTCGGCGCCCAACGGTGGGTTGCCACCCTTCAACGCCAATCCGAGTGCCAGGCCATTCTCATGTCCTCCTGCGTCACCTCCCGCGACCACACTG CCATCACTGCCAGCGGAAGGAGGAGCATGCTGAAGCTGGCGCAGCGGATGACGGACAACTTCTGTGCCGGGGTATGCGCATCGACGGTGCACAAATGGACCAAGCTGAACGCCGGGaatgtcgacgaggacgtcagggTCATGACTCGGGAGAGCCTAGACGACCCTGGAGAGCCGCCCGGTGTCGTGCTCAGCGCTGCCACTTCGGTCTGGCTGCCAGTCTCCCCACAGAGGCTATTTGATTTCTTGCGCGATGAGCGACTAAGGAGCGAGTGGGACATACTCTCCAACGGTGGGCCTATGCAGGAGATGGCCCACATCGCCAAGGGCCAGGACCCCGGCAACTGCGTCTCCCTCCTGCGCGCCAGA GCAAACGCAAACCAAGGTAGCATGCTGATCCTACAGGAGACATGCATAGACGCGGCAGGGTCGCTTGTTGTGTACGCGCCTGTTGACATTCCGGCCATGCACGTGGTTATGAACGGCGGGGACTCCGCCTATGTGGCGCTCCTGCCATCCGGGTTCGCAATCGTACCTGATGGCCCAGGCTCGCGCGGGCCCATGTTTGGCAAAGGCGGCAGTCACGGCAGCGGCAACAGTGGCGGTGGCGTTGACGACGGTGGCCATAGAGTGAGCGGGTCCCTCCTGACGATGACGTTTCAGATCCTGGTGAACAGCCTGCCGACAGCGAAGCTGACCGTGGAGTCGGTGGAGACGGTGAACCACCTCATATCGTGTACCGTCCAGAAGATCAAGGCCGCCCTCCATTGTGAGAGCTGA
- the LOC103448231 gene encoding homeobox-leucine zipper protein ANTHOCYANINLESS 2 isoform X2, with product MSFGGFLDNSTGSGVGARIVADIPYTNNSNNMPSSAIAQPRLVTQSLTKSMFNSPGLSLALTNVDGQGDVTRVAENYEANNGGRRSREEEHESRSGSDNMDGASGDDQDAADNHHPRKKKRYHRHTPQQIQELEALFKECPHPDEKQRLELSRRLNLETRQVKFWFQNRRTQMKTQLERHENSLLRQENDKLRAENMSIREAMRNPICSNCGGPAIIGDISLEEQHLRIENARLKDDLDRVCALAGKFLGRPISSLAASMGPPLPSSTLELGVGSNGFGGMSNVATSMSMGNDFGGGIGSAMSVVSHGRPSVTGLDRSMERSIFLELALAAMDELVKMAQTDEPLWLRSLEGGREVLNHEEYMRNFTPCIGLKPNGFVSEASRESGTVIINSLTLVETLMDSNRWLEMFPGVLARTSTTDVISSGMGGTRNGALQLMHAELQVLSPLVPVREVNFLRFCKQHAEGVWAVVDVSVDAIRDTTGVPTFMNCRRLPSGCVVQDMPNGYSKVTWVEHAEYDESQVHHLYRPLLSSGMGFGAQRWVATLQRQSECQAILMSSCVTSRDHTAITASGRRSMLKLAQRMTDNFCAGVCASTVHKWTKLNAGNVDEDVRVMTRESLDDPGEPPGVVLSAATSVWLPVSPQRLFDFLRDERLRSEWDILSNGGPMQEMAHIAKGQDPGNCVSLLRARANANQGSMLILQETCIDAAGSLVVYAPVDIPAMHVVMNGGDSAYVALLPSGFAIVPDGPGSRGPMFGKGGSHGSGNSGGGVDDGGHRVSGSLLTMTFQILVNSLPTAKLTVESVETVNHLISCTVQKIKAALHCES from the exons atgaGTTTTGGGGGTTTTCTGGACAACAGTACCGGCAGTGGTGTCGGTGCAAGAATCGTGGCTGATATTCCGTACACAAACAACAGCAACAACATGCCCTCCAGTGCAATAGCTCAGCCACGCCTTGTCACTCAGTCTCTCACTAAATCCATGTTCAACTCTCCGGGACTCTCACTTGCCCTA ACAAATGTGGATGGGCAAGGAGATGTGACGAGAGTGGCTGAGAATTATGAGGCAAACAACGGCGGGAGAAGGAGCAGAGAGGAAGAGCACGAGAGCAGATCTGGGAGTGACAACATGGATGGTGCTTCTGGGGACGATCAAGATGCCGCTGACAACCACCACCCTCGTAAGAAGAAGCGTTACCACCGACACACCCCTCAGCAAATCCAAGAACTTGAAGC GCTGTTCAAAGAGTGCCCTCATCCTGATGAGAAGCAAAGATTAGAGCTCAGCAGAAGGCTTAACTTGGAGACTAGACAAGTCAAATTCTGGTTCCAAAATCGCCGAACCcaaatgaag ACGCAACTGGAACGCCATGAGAACTCGTTGCTGAGGCAAGAGAACGATAAGCTCCGAGCGGAGAACATGTCGATTCGTGAGGCTATGAGGAACCCAATTTGCTCAAACTGTGGCGGTCCGGCAATTATTGGAGATATATCACTAGAAGAGCAGCACCTCAGGATCGAAAATGCTCGATTGAAGGATGATTTGGACCGAGTTTGTGCACTCGCCGGAAAGTTTCTAGGCCGACCCATCTCATCCCTGGCTGCATCCATGGGGCCTCCGCTCCCGAGCTCCACTTTGGAGCTCGGAGTTGGGAGCAATGGGTTTGGTGGGATGAGCAATGTGGCTACATCGATGTCCATGGGAAATGATTTTGGAGGTGGGATTGGGAGTGCTATGTCAGTTGTGTCTCATGGCAGGCCTAGTGTGACGGGGCTAGACCGGTCGATGGAAAGATCAATCTTTCTAGAGCTTGCTTTGGCTGCCATGGATGAATTGGTTAAGATGGCTCAGACGGATGAGCCCCTTTGGCTTAGGAGCTTAGAAGGTGGAAGGGAGGTTTTGAACCATGAGGAATACATGAGAAATTTCACTCCTTGCATTGGATTGAAACCGAATGGTTTCGTCTCCGAGGCTTCTAGGGAGTCTGGAACGGTCATCATCAACAGCTTAACTCTTGTTGAAACTTTGATGGATTCG AATCGATGGTTGGAGATGTTTCCTGGTGTGCTTGCAAGAACCTCAACCACTGATGTGATTTCCAGTGGCATGGGAGGAACTAGAAATGGTGCACTTCAACTG ATGCACGCTGAACTGCAAGTCCTATCGCCTTTGGTTCCGGTTCGTGAGGTCAATTTCCTCCGTTTCTGCAAGCAACACGCAGAGGGCGTGTGGGCTGTGGTTGACGTGTCAGTTGACGCCATCCGTGACACCACCGGGGTACCGACATTTATGAACTGTAGGAGGCTTCCTTCTGGCTGTGTTGTGCAAGACATGCCCAATGGGTACTCTAAG GTTACTTGGGTTGAGCATGCAGAGTACGATGAGAGCCAAGTCCACCACCTATACCGACCCTTGTTAAGTTCCGGCATGGGCTTCGGCGCCCAACGGTGGGTTGCCACCCTTCAACGCCAATCCGAGTGCCAGGCCATTCTCATGTCCTCCTGCGTCACCTCCCGCGACCACACTG CCATCACTGCCAGCGGAAGGAGGAGCATGCTGAAGCTGGCGCAGCGGATGACGGACAACTTCTGTGCCGGGGTATGCGCATCGACGGTGCACAAATGGACCAAGCTGAACGCCGGGaatgtcgacgaggacgtcagggTCATGACTCGGGAGAGCCTAGACGACCCTGGAGAGCCGCCCGGTGTCGTGCTCAGCGCTGCCACTTCGGTCTGGCTGCCAGTCTCCCCACAGAGGCTATTTGATTTCTTGCGCGATGAGCGACTAAGGAGCGAGTGGGACATACTCTCCAACGGTGGGCCTATGCAGGAGATGGCCCACATCGCCAAGGGCCAGGACCCCGGCAACTGCGTCTCCCTCCTGCGCGCCAGA GCAAACGCAAACCAAGGTAGCATGCTGATCCTACAGGAGACATGCATAGACGCGGCAGGGTCGCTTGTTGTGTACGCGCCTGTTGACATTCCGGCCATGCACGTGGTTATGAACGGCGGGGACTCCGCCTATGTGGCGCTCCTGCCATCCGGGTTCGCAATCGTACCTGATGGCCCAGGCTCGCGCGGGCCCATGTTTGGCAAAGGCGGCAGTCACGGCAGCGGCAACAGTGGCGGTGGCGTTGACGACGGTGGCCATAGAGTGAGCGGGTCCCTCCTGACGATGACGTTTCAGATCCTGGTGAACAGCCTGCCGACAGCGAAGCTGACCGTGGAGTCGGTGGAGACGGTGAACCACCTCATATCGTGTACCGTCCAGAAGATCAAGGCCGCCCTCCATTGTGAGAGCTGA